The proteins below come from a single Roseiflexus sp. RS-1 genomic window:
- a CDS encoding acetoacetate--CoA ligase, giving the protein MAEPTVREGDLLWSPSPDMMRASVMQRYIDWLAQTRGVTFADYHALWRWSVTELSDFWQSIWDFFDIQATTQPHAVLADARMPGAVWFPGATLNYAAHAFRHASADRPAILFQSEGEALQTLTWAELQRQVASVAAHLEMLGVRRGDRVAAVLPDTPHAVIAFLACASLGAIWSSCSPEMGVASVADRFRQIEPRVLIAVDGYRYGGRAFDRRAALAELRSTLTSVEHVVIVPYLDPDAQVADAIPWNECLRHDASLRFEPVPFDHPLWILYSSGTTGLPKPIVQGHGGILLEHLKSLALHLDLGPQDRFFWFTTTGWMMWNFLTSGLLVGSTLLLYDGNPAWPDMHALWRFAADTRMTLFGTSAAYLTACRKANIAPGTTFDLSSLRAIGSTGSPLPVEGFRWVYERVRRDLWLVSLSGGTDVCTAFVGGCPLLPVTAGEIQCRCLGARVDVFDEQGNSLVGDVGELVVTAPLPSMPLFFWGDADGSRYRTSYFDVYPGVWRHGDWVKLTERGTLVIYGRSDSTINRHGVRMGTSEMYRAVEGIAEVRDSLVIDLENPDGTATMYLFVALETGVTLDDALKERIRATIRAALSPRHVPDVIIAIPDVPRTLNGKKLEVPIKKILRGVPPEKAANRDAMANPQTLDAFVELAARLQR; this is encoded by the coding sequence ATGGCTGAACCAACTGTGCGTGAAGGCGATCTGCTCTGGTCGCCCTCCCCCGACATGATGCGCGCCAGTGTTATGCAGCGGTATATCGACTGGCTGGCGCAGACCCGCGGTGTGACATTCGCCGATTACCACGCGCTCTGGCGCTGGTCGGTCACCGAACTGTCCGATTTCTGGCAGTCGATCTGGGATTTTTTCGATATCCAGGCGACGACGCAGCCGCACGCCGTCCTCGCCGACGCCCGCATGCCCGGCGCGGTCTGGTTCCCCGGCGCGACGCTCAACTACGCAGCGCACGCCTTCCGTCACGCCAGCGCCGATCGTCCTGCCATCCTGTTCCAGTCCGAAGGCGAGGCACTTCAGACGCTGACGTGGGCTGAATTGCAGCGCCAGGTCGCCTCGGTTGCCGCTCACCTGGAGATGCTCGGCGTTCGGCGGGGCGACCGGGTGGCAGCCGTGCTGCCAGATACGCCGCATGCCGTCATTGCATTCCTGGCCTGTGCATCCCTCGGCGCCATCTGGTCGAGTTGCTCGCCCGAAATGGGGGTTGCCAGCGTTGCCGACCGTTTCCGTCAGATTGAACCGCGGGTGCTGATCGCCGTTGATGGGTACCGCTACGGCGGTCGGGCGTTCGACCGCCGCGCCGCACTGGCAGAACTGCGCTCGACGCTCACGAGCGTCGAACATGTGGTGATTGTACCGTATCTCGACCCGGACGCACAGGTAGCCGACGCCATCCCGTGGAACGAGTGCCTCCGCCACGACGCATCGCTCCGTTTCGAACCGGTTCCGTTCGACCATCCGCTCTGGATCCTCTACTCATCGGGAACGACCGGTCTGCCCAAGCCGATTGTCCAGGGGCATGGCGGCATCCTGCTCGAACATTTGAAATCGCTGGCGCTGCACCTCGACCTGGGACCGCAGGACCGTTTCTTCTGGTTCACCACCACCGGATGGATGATGTGGAACTTCCTGACCAGCGGATTGCTGGTGGGAAGTACGCTGCTGCTCTACGACGGCAACCCTGCCTGGCCCGATATGCACGCCCTCTGGCGATTCGCTGCCGACACCCGCATGACCCTGTTCGGCACGAGCGCCGCCTACCTCACCGCCTGTCGTAAAGCCAACATTGCACCGGGAACGACGTTCGACCTGTCAAGCCTGCGGGCAATCGGATCGACCGGATCACCGCTGCCGGTCGAAGGGTTCCGGTGGGTCTACGAGCGCGTCAGGCGCGACCTCTGGCTGGTTTCACTCAGCGGCGGCACCGACGTCTGCACCGCCTTCGTCGGCGGGTGCCCGCTGCTCCCGGTGACTGCCGGAGAAATCCAGTGCCGGTGCCTGGGTGCGCGCGTCGACGTCTTCGACGAGCAGGGAAACTCGCTGGTCGGCGATGTCGGTGAACTGGTCGTCACTGCCCCGCTCCCCTCGATGCCGCTCTTCTTCTGGGGCGACGCCGACGGCTCGCGCTACCGTACCAGTTACTTCGACGTCTATCCCGGCGTCTGGCGTCATGGCGACTGGGTCAAACTGACCGAACGCGGAACGCTGGTCATCTACGGTCGTTCCGACTCGACGATCAACCGCCACGGCGTGCGGATGGGTACCAGCGAAATGTACCGTGCAGTCGAAGGCATCGCCGAAGTGCGCGATAGTCTGGTGATCGATCTGGAAAACCCTGACGGAACCGCCACCATGTATCTGTTTGTCGCGCTCGAAACTGGCGTGACTCTCGATGACGCACTGAAAGAGCGCATACGCGCAACGATCCGTGCGGCGCTCTCGCCGCGCCACGTCCCCGATGTCATCATTGCCATTCCCGACGTGCCGCGCACGCTGAACGGCAAAAAACTGGAAGTGCCGATCAAAAAAATCCTGCGCGGCGTTCCTCCAGAAAAAGCAGCCAACCGCGACGCCATGGCCAATCCGCAGACACTCGACGCATTTGTGGAACTTGCAGCCCGACTTCAGAGGTAA